A stretch of the Odontesthes bonariensis isolate fOdoBon6 chromosome 5, fOdoBon6.hap1, whole genome shotgun sequence genome encodes the following:
- the LOC142380873 gene encoding putative C-type lectin domain family 20 member A yields the protein MNWADAQQYCRDKYTDLATFESMDDISRLKADFPYSYAWIGLWDDPKSWKTSMGNDTNSWRWSTTGETSKTGFQMWASGQPDYKGAKETCVAMETAGLWFDQDCSQTRDFICYNVTKQNKKNYVFFSNVVTWKSAQEYCRKHYTDLAMIENEEENAEAFRTKPSGYTPWIGLYRVPWTWSDKSKSSFTNWDPNDNRNYGGNQHCVSENKLHQWHDGVCSNKNPFICHQVPRRTSTFKITTETDADLTDPAVYSQVLQQMNDLLTRQGLTDFKLRWKSPPKKTEKKD from the exons ATGAATTGGGCCGACGCTCAACAGTACTGCAGAGACAAATACACCGACTTGGCCACCTTCGAAAGCATGGATGATATAAGCAGGctgaaagctgatttcccttattCCTATGCGTGGATCGGACTCTGGGATGACCCCAAGTCCTGGAAAACTTCCATGGGCAATGACACCAACTCTTGGAGATGGTCAACCACCGGGGAAACGAGCAAAACCGGTTTCCAGATGTGGGCTTCTGGTCAACCAGATTACAAAGGGGCAAAGGAAACGTGTGTAGCGATGGAAACCGCAGGACTATGGTTTGATCAGGATTGTTCCCAGACCAGAGACTTTATTTGCTACAATG ttacaaagcaaaacaagaaaaactatGTGTTCTTCTCAAATGTGGTAACATGGAAGTCTGCTCAAGAGTACTGCAGGAAACACTACACGGACTTAGCAATGATTGAAAATGAGGAAGAAAACGCTGAGGCTTTCAGGACAAAACCATCTGGATATACACCTTGGATCGGTCTGTACAGAGTTCCATGGACTTGGTCCGACAAGAGCAAAAGCTCCTTCACCAACTGGGACCCTAATGACAACAGGAACTATGGTGGTAATCAACACTGTGTGTCAGAAAATAAGTTGCATCAGTGGCATGATGGGGTCTGTAGTAACAAGAATCCATTCATCTGCCATCAAG TTCCAAGGAGGACCTCCACTTTCAAGATAACGACTGAGACTGATGCTGACCTGACTGATCCAGCTGTTTACAGCCAGGTCCTCCAGCAG ATGAACGACTTGCTGACACGTCAGGGATTGACTGACTTCAAACTGCGATGGAAGAGTCCAcccaaaaaaactgaaaaaaaagactga